A single genomic interval of Coccidioides posadasii str. Silveira chromosome 1, complete sequence harbors:
- the ERG4_1 gene encoding C-24(28) sterol reductase (EggNog:ENOG410PFUR~COG:I~TransMembrane:8 (i37-59o100-122i134-157o169-189i227-245o251-269i290-314o326-342i)), which translates to MTAKARGRDHSTSTGQIEKAPESTTKFSDGASDEFEFGGSLGVTALMLGFPLLMWYMWIGATYYNGHLPLPDDNQTWREFVGHLLDLVYEGAYPTAKAWAIYWTFFVFEAIMYCYMPGVLTYGRPLLHEGGKKLPYYCSAYTSFYATLAVAAILHATRVFPLYTLIDEFGPIMTVAILSGFLNSLIVHVQAIVRRRTHRLTGYPIYDFFMGAELNPRIGILDFKMFYEVRIPWFILFLITCSVAARQYETYGYVSAEVLFLAMAHFLYTNACAKAEQLIITSWDMYFEKLGFMLTFWNMAGVPFTYCHCALYFANHDPAEYRWNPYALTALFVTYLFMYWMWDTANGQKNGFRQMERGQLIKRNTFPQLPWQIIEKPKAIETDAGDRILVDGWFAIVRKPNYVPDMFFSMSWGLITGFK; encoded by the exons ATGACTGCGAAGGCTAGAGGCCGGGACCATTCCACGTCGACAGGTCAGATAGAGAAGGCCCCAGAATCGACCACCAAGTTCAGCGATGGCGCATCCGACGAATTCGAGTTCGGCGGCTCCCTTGGAGTCACCGCGTTGATGCTCGGTTTTCCCCTGTTGATGTGGTACATGTGGATCGGCGCAACATACTACAACGGGCACCTCCCCTTGCCCGACGACAACCAGACCTGGCGCGAGTTCGTTGGTCACCTGCTTGATCTCGTCTACGAGGGAGCCTATCCAACCGCCAAAGCCTGGGCCATCTACTGGACGTTCTTCGTCTTCGAGGCGATCATGTACTGCTACATGCCCGGCGTGCTGACCTACGGCCGGCCCCTGCTCCACGAGGGCGGCAAGAAGCTCCCCTACTACTGTTCCGCCTACACCAGCTTCTACGCAACGCTCGCCGTCGCCGCGATCCTGCACGCCACACGTGTCTTCCCGCTGTACACGCTCATCGACGAGTTCGGGCCCATCATGACCGTAGCCATCCTGTCGGGCTTCCTCAACAGCCTGATCGTCCATGTCCAGGCCATTGTGCGGCGGCGGACGCACCGCCTCACGGGCTATCCCATCTACGACTTCTTCATGGGCGCTGAGTTGAATCCGCGCATTGGAATATTGGACTTCAAGATGTTCTACGAGGTCCGGATCCCGTGGTTTatcctgttcctcatcaCCTGCTCCGTGGCCGCTCGCCAGTATGAGACGTATGGGTACGTCTCGGCCGAGGTGCTCTTCCTGGCCATGGCGCATTTCCTGTACACCAATGCTTGTGCTAAGGCGGAGCAATTGATCATCACCAGCTG GGACATGTACTTCGAAAAGCTAGGCTTCATGCTTACCTTCTGGAACATGGCCGGCGTGCCCTTCACCTACTGCCACTGTGCCCTATACTTCGCCAATCACGACCCGGCGGAGTACCGCTGGAATCCTTACGCCTTGACCGCGCTCTTCGTCACCTACCTCTTCATGTACTGGATGTGGGACACCGCCAACGGCCAAAAGAACGGATTCCGCCAGATGGAGAGGGGCCAGCTCATCAAGCGCAACACCTTCCCCCAACTGCCGTGGCAGATCATCGAGAAACCGAAGGCCATCGAGACGGATGCTGGGGATCGCATCTTGGTGGACGGCTGGTTTGCGATTGTGCGAAAGCCGAACTATGTTCCCGACATGTTCTTCTCTATGTCTTGGGGTCTGATCACCGGGTTCAAGTAA
- a CDS encoding uncharacterized protein (EggNog:ENOG410PNWF~COG:S) produces the protein MKATNRRRTKCFSGCWTCRSRRVKCDETTPLCQRCRQVGVQCEGYGIRLNWVHYRPTPSSDGTSHDGHDGDQEDDGQAPGTRACRRSLTYLGVSSVPRLSSPELDVTLRQIDAWSPVGESPGLEQGGFSVFPAAPDGRLVLDLGTPSPTPSDYRVSGELSATETVNQTDDLRRESPLSPAASSAGRGRQEQYVCPDAVPVAQTLLSLGWERDHVPRPESPVVGQIQSPLRQQYGHSPPRHLDVLSMPASQKRLMHHWVTFTSSKIVLLDEPHNPCRTMMLPMALKGLMSSSEDSNADVAIFHAICASAAFNLFELGGRANEQDRALALNHEQQAIRHLRHNLARADEHRDQSFAMAIMACIAVEAISGTTQRWRTHVQGGLAYLAKLHSCGVEEVVLSGFRRHMVSMAILCDFPVRDDLKSFLNDDEERFVEGLEFTFPYYGVSRSFLREHDRMNAFAATIATSTVRTPTLEKELDAFELQLYLNFPGLPPQDLVSSSSKAHGLVLHHIAKVFYYAGLVFFQRSIRHAAVATVQTLVELGVHELESIERVGKGELGCMMLWPVLVLGAECGSSGVQQRMRAWFRDQRKLGFRNLVVLEELVDAVWRARADSAADGRNVDWRDLIVLARFDVFRL, from the exons ATGAAAGCGACCAACAGGCGGCGCACCAAATGTTTCTCGGGCTGCTGGACCTGCCGGTCGCGTCGTGTGAAGTGCGATGA AACAACCCCATTATGCCAGCGCTGTCGTCAGGTCGGCGTCCAATGCGAAGGCTATGGCATCCGCTTGAATTGGGTACACTACCGTCCTACGCCCAGTTCGGACGGGACAAGCCACGATGGTCATGACGGTGATCAGGAGGATGATGGCCAGGCCCCGGGCACCAGGGCGTGCAGACGCTCCCTGACATACCTCGGGGTGTCATCTGTTCCGCGCCTGTCGTCTCCAGAGCTTGATGTCACGTTGAGGCAGATTGATGCATGGTCTCCTGTTGGAGAGTCTCCAGGACTAGAACAGGGGGGCTTCTCCGTCTTTCCAGCTGCGCCGGATGGGCGCCTGGTGCTGGATCTAGGGACTCCTTCGCCTACTCCTTCTGACTACCGCGTGTCGGGAGAGCTGTCGGCGACAGAGACGGTAAACCAGACCGACGACCTTCGCAGGGAGTCGCCACTATCGCCCGCCGCTTCTAGCGCTGGCCGTGGGAGGCAGGAGCAGTACGTTTGCCCTGACGCTGTGCCCGTAGCTCAGACCCTTTTAAGTCTCGGGTGGGAACGCGACCATGTTCCGCGACCTGAGTCGCCAGTCGTTGGCCAAATCCAGTCCCCGCTTCGTCAACAGTACGGACATTCCCCGCCGCGCCATCTGGATGTCCTGTCCATGCCGGCCAGCCAAAAGAGGCTTATGCACCACTGGGTTACCTTCACCAGTAGCAAAATCGTCCTTCTCGATGAGCCTCACAATCCCTGCCGTACTATGATGCTCCCTATGGCGCTGAAGGGCCTCATGTCTAGCTCGGAAGACTCCAACGCCGACGTCGCCATCTTCCACGCGATCTGCGCGTCGGCTGCCTTCAATTTGTTCGAGCTTGGTGGCAGGGCAAACGAGCAGGATCGCGCTCTGGCCCTCAACCACGAACAGCAGGCCATCCGTCACCTTCGGCACAACCTGGCCCGAGCCGACGAGCATCGAGACCAGTCGTTTGCGATGGCCATCATGGCCTGCATCGCGGTTGAGGCCATCTCTGGTACAACTCAACGATGGCGGACACACGTCCAGGGCGGCCTGGCATACCTTGCGAAACTGCACTCGTGCGGCGTGGAGGAGGTTGTTCTGTCCGGCTTTCGGAGACATATGGTATCGATGGCCATCCTGTGCGACTTTCCCGTCCGGGACGACCTCAAGTCCTTTCTCAACGACGACGAGGAGCGTTTTGTCGAGGGTCTCGAATTCACATTCCCGTATTATGGCGTATCGAGGTCCTTCTTGCGGGAACACGATCGCATGAACGCGTTTGCAGCTACTATCGCTACCTCAACGGTCAGGACACCTACACTGGAGAAGGAGCTCGACGCTTTCGAGCTGCAGCTGTATCTCAATTTCCCGGGTCTCCCACCCCAAGACCTGGTATCTTCATCGAGCAAGGCCCATGGGCTCGTCCTTCACCACATAGCCAAGGTGTTCTACTACGCCGGTCTCGTCTTCTTCCAGCGTAGCATACGCCACGCAGCGGTAGCCACGGTGCAGACTCTCGTCGAGCTCGGCGTACACGAGCTGGAATCAATCGAGCGAGTCGGCAAGGGCGAGCTGGGCTGCATGATGCTCTGGCCGGTGCTGGTTCTGGGGGCGGAGTGCGGCTCGTCGGGTGTACAGCAGCGGATGCGGGCTTGGTTCCGAGATCAGCGGAAGCTCGGCTTCAGGAACCTGGTGGTGCTGGAAGAGTTGGTCGACGCGGTGTGGAGGGCGAGGGCCGATTCTGCTGCCGACGGGAGGAACGTGGATTGGCGGGATCTCATCGTGCTGGCACGATTTGATGTTTTTAGGCTTTGA
- the HIS3 gene encoding imidazoleglycerol-phosphate dehydratase (EggNog:ENOG410PG7P~COG:E), whose translation MAALPRRTTSLTRLTNETKVQVSLSLDGGVLLPFEPCEHFPQNSPEEATQILPLPGSAHSTQFTSTQQITINTGIGFLDHLLHALAKHAGWSLAVRCKGDLIIDDHHTTEDTFLALGTAFTRALGPRVSLVRFARGDAPLDEALSWAVIDISSRPYSVINLGLQREKIGALSTEMIPHALESFAQTAGVTLHVGCMYGSNDHHRAESAIKAVAVAIRGATTRRGAGEVGGGGEVVSTKGVL comes from the exons ATGGCAGCCCTCCCGCGCCGCACCACCTCCCTCACCCGCCTCACCAACGAGACCAAGGTCCAggtctccctctccctcgaCGGCGGCGTTCTCCTCCCCTTCGAGCCATGCGAGCACTTCCCACAGAACTCTCCCGAAGAAGCGACGCAGATATTACCTTTACCTGGATCTGCACACTCCACCCAGTTCACATCCACCCAGCAAATCACCATCAACACCGGTATCGGCTTCCTAGACCACCTCCTCCACGCCCTCGCCAAACATGCCGGTTGGAGTTTAGCCGTCAGATGCAAAGGCGACTTGATCA TTGACGACCACCACACCACCGAAGACACCTTCCTCGCCCTAGGCACCGCTTTCACCCGCGCCCTGGGCCCGCGCGTCTCTCTCGTCCGCTTCGCACGCGGCGATGCACCCCTCGACGAGGCCCTCTCCTGGGCCGTCATCGACATCTCCTCGCGACCCTACAGCGTCATAAACCTTGGTCTACAGCGTGAGAAGATCGGTGCCCTGAGTACAGAGATGATCCCCCATGCGCTGGAGAGCTTTGCACAGACCGCTGGCGTGACGCTGCATGTTGGCTGCATGTATGGGAGCAATGATCATCATCGGGCGGAGAGTGCAATTAAGGCGGTTGCGGTGGCAATTAGGGGAGCAACGACGAGGAGAGGGGCCGGTGAAGTCGGTGGCGGCGGGGAGGTGGTGAGTACGAAGGGTGTGCTGTGA
- a CDS encoding uncharacterized protein (EggNog:ENOG410PXS5~BUSCO:16337at33183), which yields MPPPSKLRADVEPPDQVTDEGIKGFLTGAVRFGSLSIIAHLILILPHPMHFADHTPAPPSPSSASSSPFRGRRPINLASVYRPLMSISESIAPISRVYRGLTPQFKVFLQISAMTFGGCIWAEKRVQEYLEVMRKVKRAKRRVETEDD from the exons ATGCCGCCTCCGTCAAAGCTCAGAGCAGACGTTGAGCCTCCGGACCAAGTCACGGATGAAGGCATCAAAGGGTTCTTGACCGGTGCAGTGCGG TTTGGCTCCCTCTCTATCATCGCCCATTTAATCCTCATCCTTCCCCATCCGATGCATTTCGCTGACCACACCCCCGCGCCTCCATCGCCTTCGTCCGCCTCGTCTTCTCCATTCCGTGGACGACGGCCCATCAACCTCGCCTCCGTCTACCGCCCGCTCATGTCCATCTCCGAGTCAATTGCCCCGATATCAAGAGTTTACCGCGGCCTGACGCCACAGTTCAAAGTCTTCCTGCAGATCTCGGCGATGACGTTTGGTGGGTGTATCTGGGCGGAGAAGAGGGTGCAAGAGTACTTGGAGGTTATGAGGAAAGTCAAGCGCGCGAAGAGGAGGGTGGAAACGGAGGATGATTGA
- a CDS encoding uncharacterized protein (EggNog:ENOG410PR6V~COG:S) produces the protein MDIVPTVVQWQGMSNVAEAKGYFHWPFLANAELATKMILQIGGDTFIRELMGRWTGSSEEARARAAADDALEMYERPFRWDSVVRASCQDYEAGATVDVRMQEEDQKNGRKMEMPVLVLHSAGIGRRFDMNVWKDWVADGQLLTVVGLEEGVGHFVPEEDPESCMAAMTDWMQKIGVQL, from the coding sequence ATGGACATTGTCCCGACGGTCGTCCAGTGGCAGGGGATGTCGAACGTAGCCGAGGCGAAGGGGTACTTCCACTGGCCGTTCCTGGCGAACGCGGAGCTGGCGACGAAGATGATACTACAGATCGGCGGGGACACGTTCATCCGAGAGCTCATGGGGCGGTGGACGGGAAGCAGTGAGGAGGCAAGAGCGCGGGCTGCGGCTGATGATGCGCTGGAGATGTATGAGCGGCCGTTCAGGTGGGATAGCGTTGTGCGGGCCTCGTGTCAGGACTACGAGGCCGGTGCCACAGTGGACGTGAGGATGCAGGAGGAGGACCAGAAGAATGGACGCAAGATGGAGATGCCCGTGCTAGTGCTGCATTCCGCGGGAATTGGGCGGAGGTTCGACATGAATGTCTGGAAGGATTGGGTTGCTGATGGCCAGCTGCTGACGGTTGTCGGGCTGGAGGAGGGTGTAGGACACTTTGTTCCCGAGGAAGATCCAGAGAGCTGTATGGCTGCCATGACCGATTGGATGCAGAAGATCGGAGTGCAGCTTTAG